The following are encoded together in the Campylobacter devanensis genome:
- the aroQ gene encoding type II 3-dehydroquinate dehydratase — MKIMVIQGPNINMLGKRERKIYGVMTMENIHEQMKAVADQAGVGIEFFQSNFEGEIVDKIQECLGEFDGIIINPAAYTHTSIAIRDAIASVGLPVLEVHISNIYQREEFRHKSLIAPVCSGHIAGFGPIGYHLAMIGMLQIFEQIKRMDAASNDA; from the coding sequence ATGAAAATTATGGTAATCCAAGGGCCAAATATTAATATGCTTGGAAAGCGTGAGCGCAAAATTTATGGTGTTATGACAATGGAAAATATTCATGAGCAGATGAAAGCTGTAGCTGATCAAGCTGGAGTTGGGATTGAGTTTTTTCAAAGTAATTTTGAGGGTGAAATCGTAGATAAAATTCAAGAATGCTTAGGCGAATTTGATGGAATTATAATAAATCCAGCGGCCTACACTCACACTTCAATTGCTATTAGGGATGCTATTGCTTCAGTTGGTTTGCCTGTACTTGAGGTGCATATTAGCAATATTTATCAAAGAGAAGAGTTCCGCCATAAAAGCTTAATAGCGCCAGTATGTTCAGGACATATCGCTGGATTTGGGCCAATTGGTTATCATCTAGCTATGATTGGAATGCTTCAAATTTTTGAACAAATTAAGCGAATGGATGCAGCATCAAATGATGCATAA
- the mqnF gene encoding aminofutalosine deaminase family hydrolase encodes MKILKAKFIILCNESFDVVQNGAIAFDKTIHKIGKFDELIARFSDAEILDFNDDIAMPALINSHIHLEFSANKTTLEYGDFLRWLKSIIANGDTLANNDKNSAIKSAIATQLDAGVSTIGEISSYGIDALHCANSPIRTVYFSEILGSNPALIEQQWNGFLKRFNVANELKSDLFIPAISVHSPYSTHIELSKKALKLAKDNGMIVATHFMESIHEKIWLENSSGEFGEFFKGFNKNATPFYTPKSFIELFADIQTLFIHSIFADNYINLMDKNLHSIISCPVSNRLLSSKFNLQNALNNNINIAFATDGLSSNISLNIWDELRAGLMAHSDIELSKFATFALKSVTSNPAKALGLNLGELKAGNIADIAVFNGFELSDISQLCIELILHTKSAKALYIKGEKCNY; translated from the coding sequence ATGAAAATATTAAAAGCTAAATTTATAATTTTATGTAATGAGAGCTTTGATGTGGTTCAAAATGGGGCAATTGCCTTTGATAAAACCATACATAAAATTGGCAAATTTGATGAGTTAATAGCTAGATTTAGTGATGCTGAGATTTTAGATTTTAACGATGATATTGCTATGCCTGCTCTTATAAACTCACATATTCATCTTGAGTTTAGTGCTAATAAAACTACACTTGAATATGGTGATTTTTTACGCTGGTTAAAGAGCATTATCGCTAATGGTGACACCCTAGCAAATAATGATAAAAATAGTGCTATAAAAAGCGCTATTGCAACACAGCTAGATGCAGGTGTTAGTACAATTGGAGAGATTTCTAGCTATGGTATTGATGCGCTACACTGCGCTAATTCACCTATTAGGACAGTATATTTTAGTGAAATTTTAGGATCAAATCCTGCCTTAATAGAACAACAATGGAATGGATTTTTAAAACGTTTTAATGTTGCAAATGAGCTAAAAAGCGATCTATTTATACCAGCTATTAGCGTACATTCACCTTATTCTACCCATATAGAATTAAGCAAAAAAGCCTTAAAATTGGCTAAAGATAATGGCATGATAGTTGCTACGCATTTTATGGAGAGCATACATGAAAAAATTTGGCTTGAGAATAGCAGCGGTGAATTTGGTGAATTTTTTAAAGGTTTTAATAAAAATGCTACGCCATTTTATACGCCAAAATCTTTTATAGAGCTTTTTGCTGATATTCAAACTCTATTTATTCACTCTATTTTTGCCGATAATTATATAAATTTAATGGATAAAAATCTCCATTCAATCATAAGCTGCCCAGTCTCAAACCGTCTATTAAGTTCTAAATTTAATCTACAAAATGCCTTAAACAATAACATAAACATAGCCTTTGCCACAGATGGTTTAAGCTCAAATATAAGCTTAAATATCTGGGATGAGCTGCGTGCTGGCCTAATGGCTCATAGTGATATAGAGCTTAGCAAATTTGCCACATTTGCACTAAAATCAGTTACTAGCAATCCAGCTAAAGCTTTGGGCTTAAACCTAGGTGAGTTAAAAGCTGGAAATATCGCTGATATCGCAGTTTTTAATGGGTTTGAATTAAGCGATATAAGTCAGCTTTGTATCGAGCTTATACTACATACTAAAAGCGCTAAAGCGCTATACATAAAAGGAGAAAAATGCAACTATTAA
- a CDS encoding SPFH domain-containing protein yields MPADLNDYFNKKNGNSNNNERKPNFNFKKPNVPNLSGGLGKFSGIIYALIAIIVILVVAKPFVVINSGEVGIKSTAGKFDPNPLQPGFHFFIPFIQEVRIVDTKVRQINYTSTEGRNEANFRGSGIETKDTISVLDSRGLPVSMDITVQYRLNPQNAPQTIAAWGFSWENKIIDPVVRNVVRNVTGKYTAEELPERRNDIAAAIDMGIRSDIDKQPNQPVELASVQLREIILPPKVKEQIERVQIAKQEAERTKYEVERANQEALKKAALAKGTAEAVKIEAQGRADAVKIEADAQAYSNSQIAKSLTNNLLELKQIQTQKEFNEALKTNTDAKIFLTPGGAVPNIWVDTKDKQRQTSTQN; encoded by the coding sequence TTGCCTGCAGATTTAAATGACTATTTTAATAAAAAAAATGGCAACTCAAATAACAATGAGAGGAAGCCAAATTTTAATTTTAAAAAGCCAAATGTACCAAATTTGAGCGGAGGTTTAGGTAAATTTAGTGGTATTATATATGCTTTAATTGCTATAATTGTTATCTTGGTGGTAGCTAAGCCATTTGTGGTTATTAACTCAGGTGAGGTAGGTATCAAATCTACTGCTGGTAAATTTGACCCAAATCCACTTCAACCAGGATTTCATTTTTTTATACCTTTTATTCAAGAGGTACGCATAGTTGATACTAAAGTTCGTCAGATTAATTACACCTCTACAGAGGGTAGAAATGAAGCAAATTTCCGTGGTAGCGGAATTGAAACTAAAGATACTATATCGGTTTTAGACTCTCGTGGACTTCCTGTTAGTATGGATATTACTGTTCAGTATCGCCTAAATCCACAAAATGCACCACAAACTATTGCTGCGTGGGGTTTTAGCTGGGAAAATAAAATAATAGACCCAGTTGTAAGAAATGTTGTAAGAAATGTAACTGGTAAATACACAGCAGAAGAGTTACCAGAGCGCAGAAACGATATCGCCGCAGCTATCGATATGGGAATTCGCTCTGATATTGATAAGCAACCAAATCAGCCAGTAGAATTAGCTAGTGTTCAGCTAAGAGAGATAATCCTACCGCCAAAAGTCAAAGAGCAGATTGAAAGAGTCCAAATAGCAAAACAAGAGGCTGAAAGAACTAAATATGAAGTTGAGCGTGCAAATCAAGAAGCTCTTAAAAAAGCTGCTCTTGCTAAAGGTACCGCCGAAGCTGTAAAAATCGAAGCCCAAGGTAGAGCCGATGCTGTAAAAATAGAAGCTGATGCGCAAGCTTATTCAAATTCACAAATAGCAAAAAGTCTTACAAATAATCTTTTAGAGCTAAAACAGATCCAAACTCAAAAAGAGTTTAACGAGGCCTTAAAAACAAATACAGATGCTAAGATATTCTTAACTCCTGGTGGAGCTGTTCCAAATATTTGGGTAGATACCAAAGATAAACAAAGACAAACTTCAACACAAAATTAA
- a CDS encoding flagellin B: MSFRINTNIAAMNAHANSQITDRELTSSLGRLSSGLRIQTAADDASGLVIADSLKSQASSLGQAISNGNDAIGIVQTADKAMDEQIKILDTIKTKAIQAAQDGQNADSRRALQNDISRLLEELDMIATTTSFNGQQLLNGNFSNKNFQIGAYSNETAKVSIGATNSNTIGHTRFETTNNAIFSVISGAFSAGLTVKLSGVDGYPSGYVFQKIEASDLWKDGYKAVADMMNGVSDKTGVKVNVNNTQIFSEAVKAGNVKGLAINGVMIGNIKTQANDADNALTAAINAKKDETGVEASLDNGRLVLAAKDGRAIRIGTFSNSYTALGGRLSGASAGGGSANASLGTVLMGQITFVRQDARDIKVGLNGMSAISGMTAAAITEASIASATYNQASVNLKYMNSGTISATIAKAMGFFNGGASNAGQMTDQAGGVNTYGGAQAMVDVAEAARKSLDKLRADLGSVQNQLVATINNITVTQVNVKSAESQIRDVDFASESANFSKFNILAQSGSYAMSQANAVQQNILRLLQ; this comes from the coding sequence GTGAGCTTTAGAATAAATACTAACATCGCAGCGATGAATGCTCACGCAAACTCACAAATCACAGATAGAGAACTTACTAGCTCACTTGGTCGCCTAAGCTCAGGTCTTAGAATTCAAACAGCAGCTGATGATGCATCAGGTCTTGTTATTGCTGATTCACTAAAAAGCCAAGCTAGCTCTTTAGGTCAAGCCATATCTAATGGTAATGATGCAATTGGTATTGTTCAAACTGCAGATAAAGCTATGGATGAACAGATTAAAATACTTGATACTATTAAAACTAAAGCTATCCAAGCAGCACAAGATGGTCAAAATGCTGATTCTAGAAGAGCTCTTCAAAATGATATTAGCAGACTTCTTGAAGAACTAGATATGATAGCTACTACTACAAGCTTTAATGGCCAACAACTACTAAATGGAAATTTTTCAAACAAAAACTTCCAAATTGGTGCTTATAGCAATGAAACAGCTAAAGTAAGCATAGGTGCTACAAACTCAAATACAATTGGGCATACTAGGTTTGAGACTACAAATAATGCGATATTTTCAGTTATATCTGGAGCTTTTTCAGCAGGTTTAACTGTAAAACTTAGTGGTGTTGATGGATATCCTAGTGGTTATGTGTTCCAAAAAATAGAAGCTAGCGATCTATGGAAAGATGGTTACAAAGCCGTAGCTGATATGATGAATGGTGTATCAGATAAAACTGGTGTAAAAGTAAATGTAAATAATACTCAAATTTTTAGCGAAGCGGTAAAAGCTGGAAATGTTAAAGGCTTAGCAATTAACGGTGTAATGATAGGAAATATTAAAACCCAAGCAAACGATGCCGACAATGCTTTAACTGCAGCAATTAACGCTAAAAAAGATGAAACCGGAGTAGAAGCAAGTCTAGATAACGGTAGATTAGTTTTAGCTGCTAAAGATGGTAGAGCTATAAGAATTGGTACTTTTTCAAACAGCTATACAGCTTTAGGCGGTAGATTGTCAGGTGCTTCTGCAGGTGGTGGTAGTGCAAATGCTTCTCTTGGCACTGTGTTAATGGGTCAAATCACATTTGTTCGCCAAGATGCTAGAGATATTAAAGTGGGTTTAAATGGTATGTCAGCTATTAGTGGTATGACGGCTGCAGCTATTACCGAAGCTTCAATCGCATCGGCTACTTATAATCAAGCTTCAGTGAATTTAAAATATATGAACTCTGGTACAATTAGTGCTACAATTGCTAAAGCAATGGGATTTTTTAATGGCGGAGCCTCTAATGCAGGTCAAATGACAGACCAAGCCGGTGGCGTAAATACTTATGGTGGCGCTCAAGCTATGGTTGATGTAGCTGAAGCAGCTAGAAAAAGTCTAGACAAGCTAAGAGCTGACCTAGGTTCAGTACAAAATCAATTAGTAGCTACTATAAATAATATTACAGTTACTCAAGTAAATGTAAAATCAGCTGAATCTCAAATAAGAGATGTAGACTTTGCTAGTGAGAGTGCAAACTTCTCTAAATTTAACATACTAGCCCAAAGTGGAAGCTATGCTATGAGTCAGGCAAATGCTGTACAACAAAATATATTAAGACTACTACAGTAG
- the flhF gene encoding flagellar biosynthesis protein FlhF produces MATVLKTFTGESAIEALKKAKEECGESAMLVTTKQIQPKTLNKKPLYEILVSVEEDTPKPSQAQKKQAQINQIQKQIEAYTLGSTQSPRPASRFEQGGLDTIEEKPRDNNDILLNISQVAKEIGKVAGVSNELSEYKSPEYDKKIDEVAKEVSKLNQKISMIADMIWDDKAENRDDIIIPPEFSTIYKLAKQSGMKYEHLKGIMQATIENMPSSMKSNPVTVKRYFYSLLRNMLPCRSESFDPKKKRIMMLVGPTGVGKTTTLSKLAYKFAHGGSIRYKTGIITLDTYRLGAVEQLFQYAKIMNIPILDAIEPEDFRSALKSLSNCDVILIDTMGSSQYDREKLTRLNTFLKECGNQVDVNLVVSAGSKIDDLLEIYNNFSTLEIDTLIITKFDETKIFGNIFSLIYETGTPVSFFSTGQNVPDDIMEAKSDFLVSCVLDGFKGEDDGSSR; encoded by the coding sequence ATGGCAACAGTTTTAAAGACTTTTACAGGAGAGAGTGCGATTGAAGCACTTAAGAAAGCTAAAGAGGAGTGTGGTGAGAGTGCTATGCTTGTAACAACTAAGCAAATTCAGCCAAAAACGCTAAATAAAAAGCCTCTTTATGAGATTTTAGTTAGCGTTGAAGAGGATACTCCTAAGCCAAGCCAAGCACAGAAAAAACAGGCTCAAATCAATCAAATTCAAAAACAAATTGAGGCTTATACTCTTGGTTCAACCCAAAGCCCACGCCCAGCATCAAGATTTGAACAAGGCGGACTAGATACTATAGAAGAAAAACCAAGAGATAATAATGATATATTATTAAATATATCTCAAGTTGCTAAAGAGATTGGAAAAGTAGCAGGGGTAAGCAACGAATTAAGCGAGTATAAAAGCCCAGAATATGACAAAAAGATTGATGAAGTAGCCAAAGAGGTAAGTAAGCTAAATCAAAAAATCTCTATGATTGCTGATATGATATGGGATGATAAGGCTGAAAATCGTGACGATATAATTATTCCGCCTGAATTTTCTACAATATACAAGCTAGCCAAACAAAGTGGAATGAAGTACGAGCATCTAAAGGGTATAATGCAAGCTACAATCGAAAATATGCCATCATCGATGAAAAGCAATCCAGTAACTGTAAAGAGATATTTCTACTCACTTTTGCGTAATATGTTGCCATGTAGAAGTGAAAGCTTTGACCCTAAAAAGAAAAGAATTATGATGCTAGTAGGTCCAACTGGCGTAGGTAAGACAACAACTCTCTCAAAACTTGCGTATAAATTTGCTCATGGCGGTAGTATTAGATATAAGACAGGAATTATCACGCTTGATACTTATAGGCTTGGTGCGGTTGAACAGCTATTTCAATATGCTAAGATTATGAATATCCCAATTCTTGATGCGATTGAGCCTGAGGATTTTCGCTCAGCGCTTAAGAGTTTATCAAACTGCGATGTAATTTTAATTGATACTATGGGAAGTAGTCAGTATGATAGGGAAAAATTAACTCGTCTTAATACATTTTTAAAAGAGTGCGGTAATCAAGTTGATGTAAATTTAGTCGTTTCAGCCGGTTCAAAAATTGATGATTTGCTAGAGATTTATAATAATTTTTCAACTTTAGAAATCGATACTCTTATAATTACAAAATTTGATGAAACAAAGATATTTGGTAATATATTTTCACTTATATATGAAACTGGTACACCGGTGAGCTTCTTCTCAACAGGTCAAAATGTCCCAGATGATATTATGGAAGCTAAGAGCGACTTTTTGGTTAGTTGCGTTTTAGATGGATTTAAAGGAGAGGATGATGGATCAAGCAGATAA
- a CDS encoding DUF2393 family protein: MTNSIFSTIKFYVSNFGFYDYVAVSWVILLFLALFILAIYMMFKRPFFAIFLFLLSFVGLGAGINYSLKFIDDVTRPKDVNIAPLRQLFYSDVMIADVNITNKSKQPFKKCRIKLSFHNIGKSKFENLKFKFNPFHTEVIITEQIEPGKTGEIKFVMKEFRPQNYTTTLRTECF; encoded by the coding sequence GTGACAAATAGTATATTTTCTACCATTAAATTTTATGTAAGCAACTTTGGATTTTATGATTATGTCGCAGTTTCGTGGGTAATTTTGCTATTTTTGGCGCTATTTATTTTAGCCATTTATATGATGTTTAAGCGTCCATTTTTTGCTATATTTTTATTTTTGCTTAGCTTTGTAGGGCTAGGTGCTGGTATAAATTATTCACTTAAATTTATTGATGATGTAACACGCCCAAAAGATGTAAATATTGCCCCACTTCGTCAGTTATTTTACTCTGATGTTATGATAGCTGATGTAAATATAACCAATAAATCCAAACAACCATTTAAAAAGTGCCGAATAAAGCTAAGTTTTCACAATATCGGAAAAAGCAAATTTGAAAATTTAAAATTTAAATTTAACCCATTTCATACAGAGGTAATTATAACTGAGCAGATTGAACCTGGCAAAACTGGGGAAATCAAATTCGTTATGAAAGAATTTCGCCCACAAAACTATACCACCACACTAAGAACGGAGTGTTTTTAA
- the hisIE gene encoding bifunctional phosphoribosyl-AMP cyclohydrolase/phosphoribosyl-ATP diphosphatase HisIE, with the protein MSVSVNWDKINGMLPVVVQEATTSEVLMLAYMNQEAFELTKSTGLAHYYSRTKSRIWKKGEESGNFQIVKSISLDCDSDALLLKIEQIGGVACHTGEKSCFFNHLNLEQNSRPNLNKEIKYDILDHLYHIALNRKLNSSSNSYIAKLYTKSPDSYLKKISEEACEFALAIKDLERFKLYANMNKESFGEHKPGQPKYDAIYEAADVLFHMIVALADYDIHPNAVLEELKRREGISGIEEKKARDK; encoded by the coding sequence ATGAGCGTGAGTGTAAATTGGGATAAGATTAATGGCATGCTCCCAGTAGTAGTCCAAGAGGCTACTACTAGTGAGGTCTTAATGCTTGCATATATGAATCAAGAAGCCTTTGAGCTTACTAAAAGTACTGGTCTAGCTCACTACTACTCACGCACTAAATCTAGAATTTGGAAAAAGGGCGAAGAGAGCGGTAACTTTCAAATTGTTAAATCCATTAGCCTTGATTGCGATAGTGATGCTTTGCTTTTAAAAATAGAACAAATAGGTGGTGTAGCGTGTCATACTGGAGAGAAATCTTGCTTTTTTAATCATTTAAATTTAGAACAAAACAGCAGGCCAAATTTAAATAAAGAGATAAAATATGATATCTTAGATCATCTTTATCATATTGCACTTAATAGAAAGCTAAATTCAAGTTCAAATTCATATATCGCTAAACTTTATACAAAATCTCCAGATAGTTATCTTAAAAAAATATCTGAAGAAGCGTGTGAATTTGCTCTTGCGATTAAAGATTTAGAGCGCTTTAAGTTATATGCAAATATGAACAAAGAGAGTTTTGGTGAGCATAAACCAGGCCAGCCAAAATATGACGCTATTTACGAGGCAGCTGATGTGTTATTTCATATGATTGTTGCGTTAGCTGATTATGATATTCATCCAAATGCAGTACTAGAAGAGCTAAAACGCCGTGAAGGTATAAGCGGAATAGAAGAGAAGAAAGCCCGTGACAAATAG
- the sppA gene encoding signal peptide peptidase SppA produces the protein MQLLKSIFAFIKGIFKFINEYFKSMIFVLIVLFIIASSGEKSSANLIEISLEGAIMDERELLTQIDLAKDPNIKGVLINIDSPGGEMSASVAISDAIKELSTLKPVIAYASGTMASGSYYAGIGADKIYANRASFIGSIGVIMQTPNTEELAKKIGISTQVVKAGEFKEAGTFTRSWNSDERAALQGLVDKSYELFTSDVANARGLDLNSSKQWANARVFLAQQALNLGLIDGIMSINSAKKELEILSGVATPIWYEAPMVQKFINNIAKQSANLIITTLSQRSILWQW, from the coding sequence ATGCAACTATTAAAAAGTATATTTGCCTTTATTAAAGGTATCTTTAAATTTATTAATGAGTATTTTAAAAGTATGATTTTTGTACTAATTGTTCTATTTATTATAGCTAGTAGCGGCGAAAAAAGTAGTGCAAATTTAATAGAAATTAGCCTTGAAGGGGCTATTATGGATGAAAGAGAGCTTTTAACTCAAATAGACTTAGCCAAAGATCCAAATATAAAAGGTGTGTTAATAAATATTGATAGCCCAGGTGGAGAGATGAGTGCAAGCGTAGCTATAAGTGATGCTATAAAAGAGCTATCCACACTAAAACCAGTTATTGCCTATGCTAGTGGAACGATGGCTAGTGGAAGCTACTATGCTGGTATTGGAGCAGATAAAATTTATGCTAATCGTGCTAGTTTTATTGGCTCAATAGGCGTGATAATGCAGACTCCAAATACCGAAGAACTAGCCAAAAAAATTGGAATCTCAACTCAAGTAGTAAAGGCTGGAGAATTTAAAGAGGCTGGCACATTCACACGCAGCTGGAATAGCGATGAGAGAGCAGCCTTACAAGGCTTAGTAGATAAGAGCTACGAATTATTTACCAGTGATGTAGCAAATGCCCGTGGGCTAGATTTAAACTCAAGCAAACAATGGGCAAATGCTAGAGTTTTTTTGGCTCAGCAAGCACTAAATTTAGGACTAATAGATGGTATTATGAGTATAAATAGCGCTAAAAAAGAGCTAGAGATACTAAGCGGTGTAGCTACTCCTATATGGTATGAAGCTCCAATGGTACAAAAATTTATAAATAACATCGCCAAACAAAGCGCAAATTTAATAATCACAACTTTAAGTCAAAGGAGCATATTGTGGCAGTGGTAG
- a CDS encoding DUF2393 family protein has protein sequence MSYFNIFHIIVLILILSMFGLFTYLIILKEHRTKQAISLLIVNVAIMSCLAMISMMLIDKYTKVAEIINLEGRRTLINETISYSGIIKNVGYGYINSCTINIELINTPEKGLEASNFENRGFFDTYIGSNHSQKGSQKGEFLILKDLPSGDQRGFSFTMPYPAHFKNHTTNYTLDCK, from the coding sequence ATGAGCTATTTTAATATATTTCATATAATAGTATTGATACTGATTTTATCGATGTTTGGCTTATTTACCTATTTAATAATCCTAAAAGAACACCGCACTAAACAAGCTATTAGTCTACTTATTGTTAATGTTGCTATTATGAGTTGTTTGGCTATGATTTCAATGATGCTAATTGATAAATATACCAAAGTTGCAGAGATTATCAATTTAGAGGGTAGGCGCACCTTAATCAATGAGACTATTAGTTATAGTGGTATTATTAAAAATGTTGGTTATGGTTATATTAATTCATGTACAATCAATATTGAATTAATCAATACTCCAGAAAAAGGATTAGAGGCTAGCAATTTTGAAAATCGTGGATTTTTTGATACTTATATTGGTAGTAATCATAGCCAAAAAGGTTCGCAAAAAGGTGAATTTTTAATACTCAAAGACCTTCCAAGCGGTGATCAAAGAGGCTTTAGCTTTACAATGCCATATCCTGCTCACTTTAAAAACCATACTACAAATTATACGCTAGATTGTAAATAA
- the folK gene encoding 2-amino-4-hydroxy-6-hydroxymethyldihydropteridine diphosphokinase, producing the protein MKTIKIDGARMLLKSAYFPRKFNNYTPHKYTAIIGLGGNIGNTSMIFDRFLNLILKDRRFAIVQSSPMLVNKAFGYASRDYINAVIILKTSLYAREVLRIMQRFERRFKRKREFKNSPRTLDLDILYFSAKSYNNEELILPHPGANSRPSVFIPLGLMKGI; encoded by the coding sequence ATGAAAACAATTAAAATCGATGGAGCTAGAATGTTGTTAAAAAGCGCTTATTTCCCACGCAAATTTAACAATTATACCCCACATAAATATACCGCAATTATTGGTCTAGGTGGAAATATCGGTAATACCTCTATGATTTTTGATAGATTTTTAAATTTAATTTTAAAAGATAGGAGATTTGCCATTGTGCAAAGCTCACCAATGCTGGTAAATAAAGCCTTTGGTTATGCTAGCAGAGATTATATAAATGCTGTTATAATCCTTAAAACTTCCTTATATGCTAGGGAAGTTTTAAGGATTATGCAGAGATTTGAGAGGCGATTTAAACGCAAACGGGAGTTTAAAAACTCACCTAGAACACTAGATTTGGATATACTATACTTTAGTGCTAAAAGCTATAATAATGAAGAATTAATCCTACCTCACCCAGGAGCTAATAGTCGCCCAAGTGTATTTATCCCATTAGGTCTTATGAAAGGAATATGA
- a CDS encoding MOSC domain-containing protein: MAVVESVNIGIIRDYGDFRSAMDKHSVSSIEIDFTGIVGDMLSDIIHHGGEFKAVFANAVSNYATFNKFASRELKFGQMGENLSITILDEKSVCIGDIHQIGNALLQVSEPRKPCVKLSKIIASGMTKFIFENGLSGWYYQVLEPGTVCPGDSVNVVHKDTNQLSVMELNMLFFAPKDNINLLQKLERVHIRDEWRDSITARLKGIYDNSYMDKL, translated from the coding sequence GTGGCAGTGGTAGAATCCGTAAATATTGGTATTATCAGAGATTATGGTGATTTTCGTAGTGCTATGGATAAGCACTCAGTAAGTAGCATTGAGATTGATTTTACAGGTATAGTAGGCGATATGCTAAGCGATATAATCCATCATGGCGGTGAATTTAAAGCTGTCTTTGCTAATGCAGTAAGTAATTATGCAACTTTTAATAAGTTTGCTAGTAGAGAGCTTAAATTTGGACAGATGGGAGAGAATCTAAGCATCACTATATTAGATGAAAAAAGTGTGTGTATAGGCGATATTCACCAAATCGGTAATGCACTTTTACAGGTGAGCGAACCTAGAAAACCTTGCGTAAAACTAAGTAAAATTATAGCTAGTGGAATGACTAAATTTATATTTGAAAATGGGCTAAGTGGATGGTATTATCAAGTTTTAGAACCAGGAACGGTATGTCCAGGCGATAGTGTAAATGTAGTTCATAAAGATACAAATCAACTAAGTGTCATGGAGTTAAATATGCTATTTTTTGCCCCAAAAGATAATATAAATCTACTACAAAAGCTAGAACGAGTACATATACGAGATGAGTGGCGTGATAGTATTACAGCTAGACTAAAAGGGATTTATGATAATTCTTATATGGATAAACTCTAA
- a CDS encoding M24 family metallopeptidase: MHNYILKNENAVYFECGYSCDNEIFIKFGQRGFFITDSRYAIEARAVAQNCEVIESKDIIKDARLLLRRFGIKELMFNPSDFSYFEFSQLSRDLHINFKAKNEFSKLKRQIKRSDEIEILRYAAQLGASKFDELARAIMAGMSEKLINFNAGNILRDGGNLGLSFDPITAINANAAKAHALPLDECIKDSDLLLVDAGVKYHRYCSDRTRTVEFRDGFSFSKEQKFTNSKQNEIYQIVKEAQNLAIKAVKPGVRACDIDAAAREFIAKSGYGDKFFHSTGHGVGLDIHEFPIISPRNSSPVEVGMVFSIEPGIYLENEFGIRIEDVVVVTNDGCEVL; this comes from the coding sequence ATGCATAATTATATCTTAAAAAACGAAAACGCAGTATATTTTGAGTGCGGCTATAGTTGCGATAATGAAATTTTTATCAAATTTGGTCAGAGGGGGTTTTTTATTACCGATTCTCGCTATGCTATCGAGGCTAGGGCTGTAGCGCAAAATTGCGAAGTGATCGAATCAAAAGATATAATAAAAGATGCAAGGCTGCTTTTGCGCCGCTTTGGCATTAAGGAGTTAATGTTTAATCCAAGTGATTTTAGCTATTTTGAATTTAGCCAGTTAAGTCGTGATTTGCATATAAATTTCAAGGCAAAGAATGAATTCTCAAAGTTAAAACGACAGATAAAGCGTAGTGATGAGATTGAGATTTTACGCTATGCAGCGCAGCTTGGAGCTAGTAAATTTGATGAGCTTGCTAGAGCGATAATGGCTGGAATGAGCGAGAAGTTAATTAACTTTAATGCTGGAAATATCTTAAGAGATGGTGGGAATTTAGGTCTTAGCTTTGATCCAATTACTGCAATAAATGCAAATGCAGCCAAAGCACATGCTCTTCCACTAGATGAGTGTATAAAAGATAGCGATCTGCTTTTAGTAGATGCTGGGGTAAAATATCATCGGTATTGCTCAGATCGTACTAGAACGGTTGAATTTAGAGATGGTTTTAGCTTTAGTAAGGAGCAAAAATTTACAAATTCAAAGCAAAATGAGATATATCAGATAGTCAAAGAGGCGCAAAATTTAGCTATAAAAGCGGTAAAGCCAGGTGTTAGAGCGTGTGATATTGATGCAGCAGCTAGGGAATTTATTGCAAAAAGCGGTTATGGTGATAAGTTTTTTCACTCAACAGGGCATGGTGTGGGTCTTGATATTCATGAATTTCCAATAATTAGCCCACGAAATAGCTCTCCAGTAGAGGTTGGAATGGTCTTTAGTATAGAGCCTGGGATCTACTTAGAAAATGAGTTTGGTATACGAATTGAAGATGTCGTAGTTGTTACAAATGATGGGTGCGAAGTTCTTTAA